One window of the Prinia subflava isolate CZ2003 ecotype Zambia chromosome 1, Cam_Psub_1.2, whole genome shotgun sequence genome contains the following:
- the BPNT2 gene encoding Golgi-resident adenosine 3',5'-bisphosphate 3'-phosphatase — protein sequence MRKNPPEPQSSREAAGAGRRALPWTSTAVAAGPAARAGPHRLPGRRQRDMLSARRPRLRLTRIQTALPAGRERGAGPAPPPQRERSVPAVPWHCGDCPAPPPARPAAMAPMGIRLSPLGMAVFCLLGLGVLYHLYSGFLAGRFAFFMLSEPAAGGPETPHGSAPGGAVDLRELLAVSVLAAVRGGEEVKRVREGNVLNAKAKGKTREGAEEQLTTGDLLSNRRMFYLLKGAFPAVQINSEERVDTADQETVSWDRSIPEDIKQKVQPKEVPAESVTVWIDPLDATQEYTEDLRQYVTTMVCVAVNGKPVIGVIHKPFSSYTAWAMVDGGSNVKARSSYNEKTPRIIVSRSHAGKVEQVARQTFGNKTVIIPAGGAGYKVLALLDVPEKNQEEADVYIHVTYIKKWDICAGNAVLRALGGHMTTLTGEEISYTGSDGNEGGLIASINMNHKALIEKLPDLEKTSHK from the exons ATGAGGAAAAATCCCCCCGAACCACAGAGCTCAAGAGAAGCAGCGGGCGCCGGACGGCGTGCGCTGCCATGGACGAGCACGGCAGTGGCGGCGGGACCCGCTGCCCGTGCCGGGCCGCACAGACTGCCCGGACGGCGGCAGCGGGACATGCTCAGTGCACGGCGGCCCCGCCTCCGCCTGACCCGGATACAGACGGCGCTGCCTGCCGGCCGCGAGCGTGGAGccggcccggcgccgccgccgcagcgGGAGCGGAGCGTCCCGGCCGTGCCATGGCATTGTGGTGactgcccggccccgccgcccgcccgccccgcggccaTGGCCCCCATGGGCATCCGCCTCTCGCCGCTCGGCATGGCCGTGTtctgcctgctggggctgggcgtCCTCTACCACCTCTACTCCGGCTTCCTGGCCGGCCGCTTCGCCTTCTTCATGCTGAGCGAGCCGGCGGCCGGCGGGCCCGAGACGCCGCACGGCTCTGCGCCCGGCGGCGCCGTGGACCTGCGGGAGCTGCTGGCCGTGTCCGTGCTGGCCGCCGTCAGGGGCGGCGAGGAGGTGAAGCGGGTCCGCGAGGGGAACGTCCTCAACGCCAAGGCGAAGGGGAAGACGCGGGAGGGGGCCGAGGAGCAGCTGACCACCGGCGACCTCCTCTCCAACCGCAGGATGTTCTACCTGCTGAAGGGCGCCTTCCCCGCCGTGCAG ATAAATTCTGAGGAGCGTGTTGATACAGCTGATCAGGAGACGGTCTCCTGGGATCGCAGTATTCCTGAAGACATAAAGCAAAAAGTGCAGCCTAAagaggtgccagcagaaagtGTCACTGTGTGGATCGATCCATTAGATGCTACACAAGAATACACAG AGGATCTTCGACAGTATGTCACAACAATGGTTTGTGTGGCTGTAAATGGTAAACCAGTAATAGGTGTGATACACAAGCCCTTCTCGTCATACACAG CTTGGGCAATGGTGGATGGTGGGTCAAACGTCAAAGCTCGTTCCTCCTACAACGAGAAGACTCCAAGGATTATTGTGTCCCGCTCCCATGCAGGAAAAGTTGAGCAGGTTGCACGGCAgacatttggaaataaaactgtGATCATCCCCGCTGGTGGAGCAG GTTATAAAGTGTTGGCCCTCCTTGATGTGCCTGAAAAGAATCAAGAAGAAGCTGATGTGTACATCCATGTCACCTACATTAAGAAGTGGGACATATGTGCTGGAAATGCAGTGTTGAGAGCGTTGGGTGGCCATATGACTACCCTGACTGGTGAAGAAATTAGTTACACTGGCTCAGATGGCAATGAAGGAGGACTTATAGCCAGTATCAACATGAACCATAAAGCACTAATTGAAAAACTTCCAGATCTGGAAAAAACGTCACACAAATAA